The Mesorhizobium sp. INR15 region TGAAACGCGGCTGCTTGCACTCAAGGCAATGTTCGGTGACCGGCTCTATGTCGAACTGGACCGGGTTTCCGGCTACGACCGGACTATCGAACAAGCGACGATCGATCTCGCCTATGCCCACGAACTGCCGCTGGTCGCCACCAATGAGGCCTTCTTCTCATCGCGCGACGAATATGACGCGCATGACGCGCTGATCGCCATCGCGGAAGGATCGGTGGTCGCCGCCGACAATCGCCGCCGATTGTCGCCGGACAATTTCCTGCGCAGCCAGGCGGATATGGCGCGGCTGTTCGCCGACCTGCCGGAAGCGATCGACAACACGGTCGAGATCGCGCTGCGCTGTTCGTATTATCCAAAGAACCGCAATCCGATCCTGCCGCGCTTTACCGGCGGCGATGTCGCCGACAATGAAGCGGCCGTGCAGGCGGAAGCCGACGAGCTTGCCCGCCAGGCGCATGAAGGGCTGGATGCGCGGCTGGCGGCGCATGGGCCAACCGCCGGCTACACGGTCGAGCAATATCGCGAGCGGCTGAATTTCGAGCTCGGCATCATCACCAAGATGAAGTTTCCGGGCTATTTCCTGATCGTTGCCGACTTCATCAAATGGGCCAAGGCACAAGGCATTCCAGTCGGGCCGGGCCGTGGTTCGGGCGCTGGCTCGCTGGTCGCCTATTCGACGACCATCACGGACATCGACCCGCTGCGCTTCTCGCTGCTGTTCGAGCGCTTCCTCAACCCTGATCGCGTGTCGATGCCCGACTTCGACATCGATTTCTGCCAGGACCGCCGCGAGGAGGTCATCCGCTACGTCCAGCAGAAATACGGCCGCGACCAGGTCGGACAGATCATCACCTTCGGTACGCTGCAGGCCCGCGCCGTGCTGCGTGACGTCGGCCGTGTCCTGCAGATGCCTTACGGTCAGGTCGACAAGCTTTCCAAGATGGTGCCGCAAAATCCGGCCAATCCGGTCAAGCTTGCCGACGCCATCGCCAACGAGCCGCGCTTTGCCGAGGAGGCTGAAAAGGAGCCGATCGTCCAGACGCTTCTCGACATGGCGCAGAAGCTGGAAGGGCTTTACCGCCACGCCTCGACGCACGCCGCCGGCATCGTCATCGGCGATCGGCCGTTGTCGGAGTTGGTGCCGATGTACCGCGATCCGCGTTCGGACATGCCGGTCACCCAGTTCAACATGAAATATGTCGAGCAGGCCGGGCTCGTGAAGTTCGACTTTCTCGGACTGAAGACGCTGACCGTGCTGGAGACGGCGGTCAAGCTGATCCGCCGCCGTGGCATCGAGATCGATCTGGCCAACATACCGCTCGATGATCCCCAGACCTACGCCATGCTGTCGCGCGGCGAAGTGGTCGGCGTGTTCCAGGTGGAAAGTGCCGGCATGCGCAAGGCGCTGATCGGCATGCGGCCCGACTGTATCGAGGACATTATCGCGCTGGTCGCGCTCTACCGGCCGGGCCCGATGGAGAACATCCCGACTTACAACGCCAGAAAGCATGGCGAGGAGGAAATGGCGTCGATCCATCCCAAGATCGACCATCTGGTGAAGGAGACGCAAGGCGTCATCGTCTACCAGGAACAGGTCATGCAGATCGCGCAGGAGCTGTCGGGCTACTCGCTCGGCGAAGCCGATCTGCTGCGCCGCGCCATGGGCAAGAAGATCCGCGCCGAGATGGACAAGCAGCGCGAGCGCTTCGTCACGGGTGCGGTCGAGCGCGGCGTCGGCAAGCCGCAAGCCGATTTCATTTTCGATCTGCTGGCAAAGTTCGCCGACTATGGTTTCAACAAATCACACGCCGCGGCCTATGCTGTCGTGTCCTACCAGACCGCGTATCTCAAGGCGCACTATCCGGTCGAGTTCCTGGCGGCGTCGATGACGCTCGACATGGGCAACACCGACAAGCTCGCCGATTTCCGCCAGGATGCAATACGCCTCGGCATCGAGGTTGTGGCGCCGTCGGTGATGTCGAGCTTCCGTCCCTTTGAAGTAGGCGAGAACCGCATCTTCTATTCGCTGGCCGCGCTCAAGGGCGTCGGCGATGCGGCTGTCGAGCACATTGTCGCCAAGCGTGGCGAGAAGCCATTCAAGAACCTTGCCGATTTCTGCGAACGGGTTGACCCGAAGGTTGTCGGCAAGCGCGTCTTTGAAAGCCTGATCATGGCCGGCGCGCTCGATTGCTTCGGTCACGACCGGGCAACGATGGTGGCGGGTGTCGAGCGGATGATGGGGCTGGCATCGCTGGCGCAGCAAAACGCTGTTTCCGGCCAGCATGACATTTTCGGCGCTTCGCTCGGCGCGCAGTCGCAGGCGCTCAACCTGCCGGTGACGGAGCCGTGGCTTGCCGCGGACCGGCTGCACCGCGAGTTCCAGGTGGTTGGGTTCTATCTCTCTGCCCATCCGCTCGACGAATACAAGGCCGCACTGCAGAAGATGCGGGTGCAGAACTGGGGCGAGTTTTCGGCCGCGG contains the following coding sequences:
- the dnaE gene encoding DNA polymerase III subunit alpha; translated protein: MADDKLPRDPLLREAAIAAARPEVPARPFVHLRVHSAYSLLEGALQISKVVAHAVKDEAPAIAVTDTNNLFGALEFAQKAVKDGIQPIIGCQIALAFSGESSDGQRDRRRQGPDMRPVVVIAATEAGYANLVRLVSRVYLETPPGEAVHLTTEMMEGRSGGLICLSGGPRGPIGFALKEDRRDLAETRLLALKAMFGDRLYVELDRVSGYDRTIEQATIDLAYAHELPLVATNEAFFSSRDEYDAHDALIAIAEGSVVAADNRRRLSPDNFLRSQADMARLFADLPEAIDNTVEIALRCSYYPKNRNPILPRFTGGDVADNEAAVQAEADELARQAHEGLDARLAAHGPTAGYTVEQYRERLNFELGIITKMKFPGYFLIVADFIKWAKAQGIPVGPGRGSGAGSLVAYSTTITDIDPLRFSLLFERFLNPDRVSMPDFDIDFCQDRREEVIRYVQQKYGRDQVGQIITFGTLQARAVLRDVGRVLQMPYGQVDKLSKMVPQNPANPVKLADAIANEPRFAEEAEKEPIVQTLLDMAQKLEGLYRHASTHAAGIVIGDRPLSELVPMYRDPRSDMPVTQFNMKYVEQAGLVKFDFLGLKTLTVLETAVKLIRRRGIEIDLANIPLDDPQTYAMLSRGEVVGVFQVESAGMRKALIGMRPDCIEDIIALVALYRPGPMENIPTYNARKHGEEEMASIHPKIDHLVKETQGVIVYQEQVMQIAQELSGYSLGEADLLRRAMGKKIRAEMDKQRERFVTGAVERGVGKPQADFIFDLLAKFADYGFNKSHAAAYAVVSYQTAYLKAHYPVEFLAASMTLDMGNTDKLADFRQDAIRLGIEVVAPSVMSSFRPFEVGENRIFYSLAALKGVGDAAVEHIVAKRGEKPFKNLADFCERVDPKVVGKRVFESLIMAGALDCFGHDRATMVAGVERMMGLASLAQQNAVSGQHDIFGASLGAQSQALNLPVTEPWLAADRLHREFQVVGFYLSAHPLDEYKAALQKMRVQNWGEFSAAVKRGAAAGRLAGTVTTKQERKTRTGNKMGVVQFSDTSGQYEAVLFSEALAQYRDLLEPGRSVVITVAAEDRPEGVNLRISTVQSLEDEASRVQKALRIFVRNASPINMLAGQLAVKGEGQVSFVLIKDDGEGEVEIELPHRYRISPQIASAMRAVPGVVEVELV